CCTTGTTTGAGAGAGCTattttgactagccacaggagtggcggGTGCACGGGAGGAAGAGGTTGTGAAGAAGTTCCTGGGGGtggccccattaaaaaaaaattctgtggggCCCACTCATTTCTAGTTATTCCATTGATAGAAATCATAAGATAAATAGACATATTAATGATAATGCATATGAATGAAAGTGCATGCTATCAGTCAGGTTGTTAATTGTTGTCTGAGGAGTCCTCTGCCATGCTAAATGCACTTGagcacacaaatcatcaagatccgctgcaggccatggtagcatTTTTAGACCACAGTAGTCTGCTCACAGTAGCGCTAGCAACGTGCGGCCTGGTGTTCAAGAACGGCTTCTGGAACACGGAGAAATGGCCGTACCTCTGGAtccacaaccaaatcaatgtaacaccaaattgttagtgtacctgaaatgatgACTAGAGGTTTCCAGACACCATACATCACTCGTTCCCATACTGTCTAGTGGCAGATCGCTATTAGATAGCACaatctcccgccggcaagagctgATTTTTAAGCATACTTAAAAATCAGAATTGtctgatgaacgagcgtttgctcattcatcgggcaattgGCGGTATTATTAAACTGCGAGATGATCTCTAACGAGTGTTCatgtgaacgctcgttagcgattattggCCAAAATATTGGctagtgtaatacagccttaacaaATAATGGATAAAACAGTGACTTAAAAGATGCAAAGGACCAATCAGCTTCATATGCTGGTCTTAGAACAAAGTTCACTGGCATAAAATCCACACAAAAATTTTAAAAGATGCGTGTCTCTTTATAATTTTGGCATACCTCGCGAAGTAAGTGCACCAGAAACTGAAATGTAGATTTAAAGGCTATTTAAACCTTCAAGGGCAATTTttctatgattgcattttactcattttgggctaaaaatctttttttaaataactctattaaaaaatattcagccattctatcacaaagggttaactgtttgtctagctgtgtgactcgtattttcactttacctttgtgccagtcatctaataaaccttttcTCTAAATTAattaaaggtcataaacacttatttaaaccacATATTGAGTTTTTGAGATCAGCGATAAAGAGACGTTAGCTGAGCTGCCTAAAGGAAACAGCAAAaatacagagcctgctactagagaaccTCAAGGCTGTACTGAGAAAGCGgctaaatttttttaataaagaccaattgaaaatgttttttagctcaaaaggagtacaatgcaacaataaaatgaattgcccccaaaggtgtacacagCCTTTAAATCTGATGGCTGCGTAGACACTGCCCACTTTTAGAAAAGTGGCAAGTGTTCTGTAAATGGGGGAAAGTTCTCACATTTTGTTTTGCGCTTGTAAAATGTTTCACTCCCTATGGTGTTTTCTATGTTTTTCttccatgtacagtcaggtccataaatattgggacatggacacaattctagcatttttggctctatacaccaccacaatggatttgaaatgaaacgaacaagatgtgctttaactgcagactgtcagctttaatttgagggtatttacatccaaatcaggtgaacggtgtaggaattacaacagttttcatatgtgcctcccacttgttaagggaccaaaagtaatgggacagaataataatcataaatcaaactttcactttttaatacttggttgcaaatcctttgcagtcaattacagcctgaagtctgaaacgcatagacatcaccagacgctgggtttcatccctggtgatgctctgccatgcctctactgcaactgtcttcagttcctgcttgttcttggggcattttcccttcagttttgtcttcagcaagtgaaatgcatgctcaatcggattcaggtccggtgattgacttggccattgcataacattccacttctttcccttaaaaaactctgtggttgcttttgcagtatgctttgggtcattgtccatctgcactgtgaagcgccatccaatgagttctgaagcatttgtctTATTATGAGCAAattatattgcccaaaacacttcagaattcatcctgctgcttttgacagcagtcacatcatcataaaatacaagagaaccagttccattggcagccatacatgcccacgccatgacactaccaccaccatgcatcactgatgaggtggtatgcttaggatcatgagcagttcctttccttctccatactcttctcttcccatcactctggtacaagttgatcttggtctcatctgtccataggatgttgttccagaactgtgaaggcttttttagatgtcgtgtggcaaactgtaatctgtcttcctgtttttgaggctcaccaatagtttacatcttgtcgcgaaccctctgtattcattctggtgaaGTCCTCTCTTGgtttttgactttgacacacatacacctacctcctggagagtgttcttgatctggccaactgttgtgaagggtgttttcttcaccagggaaagaattcttcggtcatccaccagagTTGTTttatgtggtcttccgggtcttttggtgttgctaagctcaccggtgcgttccttctttttaagaatgttccaaacagttgttttggccacacctaatgtttttgctatctctctgatgggtttgttttgttttttcagcctaatgatggcttgcttcactgatagtgacagctctttggatctcatcttgagagttgacagcaacagattccaaaagcaaatagcacacttgaaatgaactctggaccttttatctgctcattgtaattgggataatgagggaataacacacacccggccatggaacagctgagaagccaattgtcccattacttttggtcctcgaacaagtgggaggcacatatgcaaactgttgtaataaataccctcaaattaaagctgacaatccattgtggtggtgtatagaaccaaaaaggttagaattgtttccatgtcccaatatttatggacctgactgtatgtgaattatttactgaaattgtacattaTACTGTTTCTTACATCTTTATACTGTACTTTATTTCCTGGCTTGCTATTGTCTCAATAAAGCTTGATTGCTTAATAAAAAGATGAATTACATTATTTGGGAAAATAAGAACATTTGTTTGATTTTCCAGGTGAATATTGGATGAAAGACTTCCATCGACATTTCCATTTATCTTTCTATAATGAAGCAGAAAATAACACCATGCAAGCTAATTCAACAACTCCTAATGTACCCTCAGTCCTTCACAGCGGAGATCTATCCTCCGACATTGCAGGTCACAAGATGCCTTTGTCTAATCAGTCACTGATTTTCAAACAAATAACTGGACATCACTGGTCTAATCTTGCTATGCATGAGAGAAATCAAAGACCTAAAAGGgcatttttatgttcagaatgtgggaaatattttaacCAAAAATCGGATCTTGATAGAcaccagagaattcacacaggagagaaaccattttcatgttctgaatgtgggaaatgttttagtcggAAATTATCTCTTGTAGAACatctaagaattcacacaggagagaagccgttttcatgctcagaatgtggaataTATTTTACCCATAaatcagctctgcttcatcatcAAAGAACTCATACAagagtgaagccatttttatgttcagaatgtgggaaatgttttagtcaaaAATTGGATCTTGATAGACataagagaactcacacaggggagaagccattttcatgtcgggaatgtgggaaatgttttagtcagaaatcatctcttgtggaacatctaagaattcacacaggagagaagccattttcatgcccaGAATGTGGAGCTCGTTTTACCTATAAAACAGATCTTCTTcgtcatcagagaactcacacaagagagaagccatattcatgctcagaatgtgggaaatgtttcagtCAAAAATTGGATCTTGATAGACATTGGAAAACTCACACGGGAGAGAAACCTTTTTTATGTCCTGAATGCGGcaagtgttttagtcagaaatcatcTCTTGTAGAACAtttaagaattcacacaggagagaagccgttttcatgctcagaatgtggatcCTGTTTTACCCATAAATCAGCTTTGCGTcatcatcagagaactcacaaaagagagaagccattttcatgcacagaatgtgggaaatgttttattcgAAAATCAGATCTTgatagacatcagagaattcacacaggggagaaaccatttttATGTCCtgtatgtggtaaatgttttaatcAGAAATCGTCTCTTGTGGGACatctaagaattcacacaggagagaagccgttttcatgctctcaatgtggaaaatgttttagccTGAAAGTGGGTCttattagacatcagagaactcatacaggagagaaaccattttcatgttcagaatgtgggaaatgctttagtcTGGAATCgagtcttgttagacatcagagaactcacatggGGGAGAAGCCATTGTAATGATCAGAGCGAGAAACCATTGTAATGATGATcagatctcatacataaattggacttgcaactatttagcatattattatttatgtagatttttgtcatgtaactgcatcattactattttgctcctaaaattctaaattttttgtaatttcacctttggctttcatcactgcctgaatccttctgggcatgctctcgatcacATTCAAGCATGCCTCGActaaaatctgttcccaggtctcttctacacattcccaatgttggtgcgtaCTGGTCcactcacttgggtacgaatacaaTTATTCCTTCAAAGCTACCAACAAGTGtttgattgggttgaggtctggggactgtggggaccaatccagcacctctacttcattgtcattgaaccatttcttcgccaatctcGACATATGCATCGGGTCGttctcctgctggaacactatgtcgttCTTTTCATATCCAAAGTAcgaagtaactcgtcttgtaggatactcacatatagttccgcattgagaccaccatcgatcctggtgaagtatccaacgcctttgactgtgaaacaaccccatatcatcaggcttcctccaccgaacttgacagttccttcaatttctcgatccgtttgcccccttttcccttgttgcttccagacccatttgcacccatcagagccaaGTTTATGGACTTTCatctcatcgctccaaatcacccatttccgatcttctactgtccactgtttgtacttttttgcaaacgCTTCTTATGAaagtcgaggcttcttcaccttttttcgggcCACCATCCCAGACTTCTGTAATGCACATCGCACAGTGTTTGCATGGATGTCTGTGATCTCACACCTCCACTGCCAAGCTTGTCACtcaagaactgatagaccttgtgatgagccgacttgttgactgCAATATATTGCCTGggcgtccacctcttggctttggaatggatggacggacttcattttgtattcttccaactgtcatggcgcTCACATAATGCAGTTTGGgaattttcttggccgagataccgctatcgatgacctggatgatgctgtttctcttttcttgggaaatctttatGGCTgctactgagctattagggaatgtaagaacaggttgtaatttgtagtatacaagaagaaaaagatttttccaccaccaggaggaaaacagtaacaatggagttacatgacaagaatctgcataactaatcacatGCTAAATAgtagcaagtccaatttatgtatgagatagccaagatagtctataaaatgatggtagtcccaCGGTCGAAGCTGTAGtgaatggtgagatatggagcctgcaagtcaaaagttcaaaacattgttaaccttttgctcatcagtgtatctGTACCAGTCACATCTTACTTATAAAAGACCCTTGATGATATCACAACCAGTTGATCAGTCAAACTCATGACCAATAGTAGACATGTGTTTCAttatagtacaaaccggattccaaaaaagttgcaatgatgtggagatggcaaatttcaatattttatttgtaatagaacgtagatgacagatcaaatgtttaatctgagtaaatgtatcattttaaaggaaaaatacgttgattccaattttcacggtgtcaacaaatcccaaaaaagttgggacaagtagcaataagaggctggaaaaagtaaatttgagcataacgaagagctggaagaccaattaacactaattaggtcaattggcaacatgattgggtataataagagcttctcagagtggcagtgtctctcagaagccaagatgggtagaggatcaccaattcccacaatgttgcacagaaagatagtggagcaatatcagaaaggtgttacccagcgaaaaattgcaaagactttacatctatcatcatcaactgtgcataacatcatccgaagattcagagaatctggaacaatctctgtgcgtaagggtcaaggccgtaaaaccatactggatgcccgtgatctccgggcccttaaacgacactgcaccacaaacaggaatgctactgtaaaggaaatcacagaatgggctcaggaatacttccagaaaccattgtcagtgaacacaatccaccgtgccatcgaccgttgccagctgaaactctacagtgcaaagaagaagccatttctaagcaagatccacaagctcaggcgtttgcactgggccagggatcatttaaaatggagtgtggcaaaatggaagactgttctgtggtcagacgagtcacgattcgaagttctttttggaaatctgggacgccatgtcatccggaccaaagaggacaaggacaacccaagttgttatcaacgctcagttcagaagcctgcatctctgatggtatggggttgcatgagtgcgtgtagaaaaatatattcaggttctagaacaacatatgctcccatccagacgtcatctctttcagggaagaccctgcattttttaacaagataatgccagaccacattctgcatcaatcacaacatcatggctgcgtaggagaaggatccgggtactgaaatggccagtctgcagtccagatctttcacctatagagaacatttggcgcatcataaagaggaaggtgcaacaaagaaggcccaagacgattgaacagttagaggcctgtattagacaagaatgggagagcattcctatttctaaacttgagaaactggtctcctcggtccccagacgtctgttgagtgttgtaagaagaaggggagatgccacacaatggccttgtcccaactttttggggatttgttgacaccatgaaattctgattcaacatatttttcccttaaaatggtacattttctcagtttaaacttttgttccgtgatttatgttctattctgaataaaatattagaagttggcacctccacatcattgcattcagtttttattcacgatttgtatagtgtcccaacttttttggaatccggtttgtaagttTATAACCATAGAATAGGGAGAAACTATTTGGTGGGGTTCCTATCACTGGGAGCCCTACAGTTTTAGAGAATAGGGGTCTTGAATCCTGTAGAGCCCCAAAAATGAACAAAGCAGCAGGTTGGGCATGTGCacttgctgctccattcatcttatTGGAACATTTCAGAACAAGCCCAGCACAGTTCTCAGCTGTCTCCAATATTGCAGTGTATGGTTAAGGGGGTTGTCTTGccatatatagtgatatatagctctggctcggctattttcgtctgccccataaaaaatgaatgggagcagggtgcggtgcgctcccattcacttcaatgggagcagcgcttggtggtggacgaaccctgggaaatctggggtcctccagccacagctctccccgctccgttctcgttgtaggtgcgggtcccagaggtgggacctgcgcctatcagacaatgggggcatatcctcgtgatatgcccccattgtctgtgatgggaatacccctttaatgactaggtaaattttcatttttgacattttattttttccctcccACATtctaaaagccataacttttaaaatttttcattcacattttttgtgggacaagttacattttttaatggcaccacttAATTTATCATATCTTATAGTAAAGCATGGGGGGGGGAATTtgtgtggtgaaattttttaaaaattaatgcaattctgccatgactttttggattttgttttttGACTTTCAGGATTTACAAAAAATTACATGACAACCTTATTTGGCTGGTTGGTACAATTGCGTCAATACCAAATTGATACAGTTTTATTAtgctttactactttaaaaaaaaaaaaaatctttaaaaaaatatatatatatttcggtGTACAGAGATGTTTGAGGACTTATTTTTGTGGAGAGAGCTGTAGGTTTTATTGGGACATAtgagtttttgatcacttttcattAAATTTTTAGGGGGTGagtgaggtgaccaaaaaaactgaaaatcgaCCATTTtagatttcatttttttcattactTCGTTCACCATGCATAGTTTTATATTTCGATAATTTTGACATTTTCGGATGTGGcaattagtgatgagtgaagcaagctttggatgctacatccgaagttgCTACGTTCAAAACTTGGGAATAATATtgtatggagatccgtctccgtacagtctTAAAATATATGGTCAACGATGAGCCAACGTTAGCTATTCGCAAACTCACGagtgacttcattgaataactttggtaattgatttttaaagtggaaaaccactttaaaacttgaaacctggTAACCTGAAAACGTGAAACTTTAACAACTGGTACCTCGGACCCGAAGCCGAGTTCGGCTCATCGGagaccatacattttaatactgtgcgGAGACGGTATATTAATATGTGACCTTCTGATCACTTATACCGTAGACTGCTATAGTATGCTATTGCTATTATTATGGGATTTTTACTGGTTGCTGCAGGCACAACTTAACAGGCAGCTTACTGTGACAGGCAGGAAACCTCCATAAGGCCCCAGGCCTCCATAATAACCGATGATAACTTTTATGTTTTGCCATGGGGGCTCTGATCTCATTATTTACTGCTGCTTTGGACTACACAGTGTTCCATAGCATTATAGATGGTAGTAATACACTGACAGGCAACCTAATGTGCATATAATGATGGCAGGCCTGGGGGTCTTTGTTAGGCCCCTGGCTACCACTGCAACAGGTCGGTGCCCCACTGAGCTTTTGCCATAATCTCATGGGGATATTGAGCAGTGCCTGCCAGATCATCATGACTGACATCTGTCATGATGCAGGAGCTAGCACTATCCTTCATACGTCATTAAGGAGTTAAAgaccaagcatttttcttccttttttttccaatGTCATATTTCTATAGctgtaacatttttatttttatgtcgaTCTAGATGAATGAGGCACAGTTCGTATTTTTGAGCAGCacaattttggagtacatataatTAATTTTTTAGACTTGTATTCATATGACAAAAACagaaattcactttttttttgtatttttttgttaaatataAATTGCCGCATTTTTGGAGTGAACTAAACCAACAATTAGGTGGTGTAAAGTTAAACTAGACAGTGTAAAGATGAGCCAGATGTTTTTATCCAGTGTGTGACTACTTTTACACATCTTACTTTAGACAATATTGTAAATCTGCCCTATTATATATTCATGTAGTGTCAGTAGGAAATTTTAGATCTCATATCTTACATCTGTGCTCATAAAACCACTTACTGATGATGGTTGTTGGTTTAGGCACACTAGAAAGGTGGGAAAACCAAAGTTGATTTACAGGGGGAGAAGGAACATAAAAGATCTTAGGTGAGATTTATAAAGGGGTGGGGTCACCTCATACTTTGGTGGCGTATCCACCGATGTCCATTCTCTAGAACGGGGCCCCCAAAGCTTGGTTTAGGCACACTAGAAAGGCTGGAAAACCCAAGTTTATTTACAGGGAAAGAaggaacataaaagaccttagggggagatttattaaagggTTGGGCTTACCTCATACTTTGGTGGTGTATCCACCATGTCCAATCTCTAGAACGGGGCCCCCAAAGCAAAGGAGAGAGCACCATGTATGCGCAAAGTGCTCTCCATTCGCTTTAAAAGGGTTTCCGGAAATAGCTCAACTATTTtcctaactcccatagaagtgaataaaggGTGGCCGCACTTGGATGGGGTGCCCTCATTCACTTTGGGGCCCTAGAGATAGGGTCCAagaggtgagacccgcacctatcatacattggggacatatcctagtttGTGCCACATCATGATGTTCTACTCTGACCAGAGAACTTTCTTTCATATGTTTGGGGAGTCTACCTCATGCTGTTTgggttgtcctcaggataggttatcagtatatgAGCGGTTTGGGATCCAACTCCCAATCCCACGGATCAGATGTTTGAAAAGACTGTGGTGCTCTATAGCAGCTCACTCAACACTAGCCTGGCCAGTAGTAGCAGGCCACTGTTGTCCCTCACTGTTGGTAGAAAACTGATAATTTTTGCTGATTAAATCATTGACTGGATGGTTTGCTCATCATCTCAGTCACAGCGGTATAACGTTGAGTCTAACACCATGTTTTAAACCATAGCTTAGCGCATTCCTCCTGGATCAGGGTAATGAGGAAGTggtgacatcagaggaggagaaTGCTggtggcaataaagagcagaaCCAATGTGCAGGTAAAGCATCCA
The sequence above is a segment of the Bufo bufo chromosome 4, aBufBuf1.1, whole genome shotgun sequence genome. Coding sequences within it:
- the LOC120999699 gene encoding gastrula zinc finger protein XlCGF26.1-like, with translation MEEWEYLEEHKDLYKDVMMENHQSLTSPGEYWMKDFHRHFHLSFYNEAENNTMQANSTTPNVPSVLHSGDLSSDIAGHKMPLSNQSLIFKQITGHHWSNLAMHERNQRPKRAFLCSECGKYFNQKSDLDRHQRIHTGEKPFSCSECGKCFSRKLSLVEHLRIHTGEKPFSCSECGIYFTHKSALLHHQRTHTRVKPFLCSECGKCFSQKLDLDRHKRTHTGEKPFSCRECGKCFSQKSSLVEHLRIHTGEKPFSCPECGARFTYKTDLLRHQRTHTREKPYSCSECGKCFSQKLDLDRHWKTHTGEKPFLCPECGKCFSQKSSLVEHLRIHTGEKPFSCSECGSCFTHKSALRHHQRTHKREKPFSCTECGKCFIRKSDLDRHQRIHTGEKPFLCPVCGKCFNQKSSLVGHLRIHTGEKPFSCSQCGKCFSLKVGLIRHQRTHTGEKPFSCSECGKCFSLESSLVRHQRTHMGEKPL